The DNA window gtgtgtgtgtgtgtgtgtgtgtgtgtgtgtgtgtgtgtgtgtcgtgtgctgtgtgtgtgtgtgtgtgtgtgtgtgttgtgttgtgtgtgtgtgtgtgttttttgttgtgtgtgtgtgtgtgtgtatgcatgcatctCTTATTGTAGTCTTCTGCAGGCAGGTAGGTGGCGCAGGGCCAGATGTAGTAAGGGATGTACAACGCAGCTCAGCGCTGCTATGGTTATGGTTGCGTTTGTCACCCTCCATCGTGTTTTCCCCTTCTCACAGTCGCCCCCGTGTGGTGACGAGCAGGCGGGTCGTCTGGACATGGTAGGGAAGGAAACATGCCACAAACACCACAACCACAGCTAGGATCTTCCTTCGTACTCTCAGACTACCACTCTtcatcctctgcctctctcctgccCCTGAATGCACCTCCAAGTCTACACCCTGTATGTTCTcccccctgccctccctctcccctaAACTCACCCCACACCCCTCTTCCACCCCACAACTCACCCTCCTATCCCCTGCGGTCACCCCCGTACTCACCTCCCGCCCCTCCCTTGCCCCTCCTTCACTGGTGTTTGTGTTCTTGGACCCCCTGACCTTCTGCAGATGCAACACTAATCCCCCATAGCTGACCAGAATAAGGATGAGAATCACAAAAAACAGGGCCACCCCCAGGCAGTGTTGGTTGTTGAACTCTTCTCTGTGGTGATTCTCCAACATGTCAAAGcagctgtctcctcctcctcttctttcgaTCTGAAGTACCACACTGGCACTCACCACCGTTGCCACAGTTACCC is part of the Salvelinus sp. IW2-2015 linkage group LG36, ASM291031v2, whole genome shotgun sequence genome and encodes:
- the gpr82 gene encoding LOW QUALITY PROTEIN: probable G-protein coupled receptor 82 (The sequence of the model RefSeq protein was modified relative to this genomic sequence to represent the inferred CDS: inserted 2 bases in 1 codon; deleted 2 bases in 1 codon); the protein is MKPRTHTHTHPFCSSTSLLSPLPSTPSSFSPLSQILLLPSSLSSSRQCWLYPDFVVTQVKPWLYLTLSLLGFLGNGLTLHTLWRSVWTPTVILTLNMVTSDLLLCTSFLFRVVYYRRGHIWSGEHKVCQAAMLTMIAVFYVNLYCNIMLLLWTSVTRYATVVWPRPALLTPLTRPKGCWVLCLVTWVTVATVVSASVVLQIERRGGGDSCFDMLENHHREEFNNQHCLGVALFFVILILILVSYGGLVLHLQKVRGSKNTNTSEGGAREGREVSTGVTAGDRRVSCGVEEGCGVSLGEREGRGENIQGVDLEVHSGAGERQRMKSGSLRVRRKILAVVVVFVACFLPYHVQTTRLLXSPHGGDCEKGKTRWRVTNATITIAALSCVVHPLLHLALRHLPACRRLQ